Proteins from a genomic interval of Dunckerocampus dactyliophorus isolate RoL2022-P2 chromosome 5, RoL_Ddac_1.1, whole genome shotgun sequence:
- the golt1bb gene encoding golgi transport 1Bb isoform X2, producing the protein MGLTGFGVFFLFFGMMLFFDKALLAIGNILFVSGLSFVIGLERTFRFFFQRHKAKATSFFLGGVFVVLIGWPIIGVILEIYGFFLLFRGFFPVAVGFIRRVPVLGSLLSLPWIRNLVDKIGESNNMV; encoded by the exons ATGGGGCTGACAGGGTTCGGAGTATTTTTCCTCTTCTTTGGGATGATGCTCTTCTTTGACAAAGCTCTCCTGGCCATTGGAAAT ATACTGTTTGTCTCAGGTTTGTCCTTTGTCATTGGCCTGGAGAGAACATTCAGATTCTTCTTCCAGAGGCATAAAGCCAAAGCCACCAGCTTCTTCCTGGGAGGAGTGTTTgtcgttctgattggctggccGATCATCGGAGTCATTCTTGAGATCTACGGCTTCTTCCTCTTATTTAG GGGATTCTTCCCGGTTGCGGTGGGCTTCATCAGACGGGTACCAGTGCTGGGCTCCCTACTTAGCTTACCATGGATCAGAAAT CTGGTGGATAAAATCGGCGAGAGCAACAACATGGTATAA
- the ldhbb gene encoding L-lactate dehydrogenase B-B chain isoform X1, which produces MASTLQKLLTPMCGGPPEPPRNKVTVVGVGQVGMACAVSILLRELADELALVDVMEDKLKGEMMDLQHGSLFLKTPKIVADKDYSVTANSRIVVVTAGVRQQEGESRLNLVQRNVNIFKHIVPQIVRYSPECIIIVVSNPVDVLTYVTWRLSGLPKHRVIGSGTNLDSARFRFLMASQLGVHPSSFNGWILGEHGDTSVPVWSGTNMAGVSLQALNPDIGTDGDEENWKETHKMVVDSAYEVIKLKGYTNWAIGLSVADLTETILRNLNRIHPVSTMVQGMYGIHEDVYLSLPCVLNGGGVASVVNVTLTDDEVAQLQASGATLWDIQKDLQDI; this is translated from the exons ATGGCATCCACGCTGCAGAAGCTTCTCACTCCAATGTGTGGCGGTCCGCCCGAGCCCCCAAGAAATAAAGTGACAGTGGTGGGAGTGGGACAGGTGGGCATGGCCTGTGCTGTTAGCATCCTGCTCAGG GAGCTGGCAGACGAGTTGGCCCTGGTGGACGTGATGGAGGACAAGCTGAAGGGTGAGATGATGGACCTTCAACACGGAAGCCTCTTCCTCAAAACCCCCAAAATAGTTGCAGATAAAG ACTACTCAGTCACAGCCAACTCCCGCATCGTGGTGGTGACCGCAGGCGTCCGTCAGCAGGAGGGTGAGAGCAGGCTGAACCTGGTCCAGAGAAACGTCAACATCTTCAAGCACATCGTCCCACAGATCGTCAGATACAGCCCGGAATGCATTATCATCGTGGTGTCCAACCCAG TGGATGTGCTGACCTACGTGACCTGGCGGCTGAGTGGCCTCCCCAAGCACCGCGTCATCGGCAGCGGCACCAACTTGGACTCGGCCCGATTCCGCTTCCTGATGGCCTCCCAACTGGGCGTCCACCCGAGCAGCTTCAACGGATGGATCCTTGGGGAGCATGGCGACACCAGCG TGCCCGTGTGGAGCGGAACCAACATGGCCGGGGTTAGCCTGCAGGCATTGAACCCGGACATCGGGACTGACGGCGATGAGGAGAACTGGAAGGAGACGCACAAGATGGTGGTGGACAG CGCCTATGAGGTGATCAAGCTGAAGGGTTACACCAACTGGGCCATTGGCCTGAGCGTGGCCGACCTGACGGAGACCATCCTGAGGAACTTGAACAGGATCCATCCCGTCTCCACCATGGTGCAG GGCATGTATGGCATCCATGAGGATGTGTACCTCAGCCTGCCGTGCGTGTTGAACGGCGGGGGCGTGGCCAGCGTGGTCAACGTCACGCTGACAGACGATGAGGTGGCCCAGCTGCAGGCCAGTGGCGCCACGCTGTGGGACATCCAGAAGGACCTGCAAGACATTTGA
- the golt1bb gene encoding golgi transport 1Bb isoform X1 gives MISLTDSQKIGMGLTGFGVFFLFFGMMLFFDKALLAIGNILFVSGLSFVIGLERTFRFFFQRHKAKATSFFLGGVFVVLIGWPIIGVILEIYGFFLLFRGFFPVAVGFIRRVPVLGSLLSLPWIRNLVDKIGESNNMV, from the exons ATGATTTCACTCACGGATTCGCAAA AAATTGGTATGGGGCTGACAGGGTTCGGAGTATTTTTCCTCTTCTTTGGGATGATGCTCTTCTTTGACAAAGCTCTCCTGGCCATTGGAAAT ATACTGTTTGTCTCAGGTTTGTCCTTTGTCATTGGCCTGGAGAGAACATTCAGATTCTTCTTCCAGAGGCATAAAGCCAAAGCCACCAGCTTCTTCCTGGGAGGAGTGTTTgtcgttctgattggctggccGATCATCGGAGTCATTCTTGAGATCTACGGCTTCTTCCTCTTATTTAG GGGATTCTTCCCGGTTGCGGTGGGCTTCATCAGACGGGTACCAGTGCTGGGCTCCCTACTTAGCTTACCATGGATCAGAAAT CTGGTGGATAAAATCGGCGAGAGCAACAACATGGTATAA
- the LOC129181994 gene encoding spexin prohormone 1-like, with protein sequence MSLVCVLLVVTLVSQCCSAPQRRNWTPQAMLYLKGTQGRRRSVDKEDTLHRATDNLQANDRLSWMSSVLSYLELIERNRDDPWKAAGRNKVDEHERSLK encoded by the exons ATGTCCTTGGTATGTGTACTGCTGGTGGTGACGCTGGTGTCTCAGTGTTGCTCTGCTCCACAG CGGCGAAACTGGACGCCTCAAGCCATGTTGTACCTGAAGGGCACAC AGGGCCGCCGCCGCTCAGTGGACAAAGAGGACACTCTTCACAGAG CAACCGACAACCTGCAGGCCAACGACAGACTGTCGTGGATGTCTTCAGTGTTGTCTTATCTGGAGCTGATTGAGCGAAACAGGGATGATCCATGGAAG GCTGCTGGAAGAAACAAGGTGGATGAACATGAGCGGAGTTTAAAGTAG
- the golt1bb gene encoding golgi transport 1Bb isoform X3, producing the protein MISLTDSQKIGMGLTGFGVFFLFFGMMLFFDKALLAIGNILFVSGLSFVIGLERTFRFFFQRHKAKATSFFLGGVFVVLIGWPIIGVILEIYGFFLLFRRVPVLGSLLSLPWIRNLVDKIGESNNMV; encoded by the exons ATGATTTCACTCACGGATTCGCAAA AAATTGGTATGGGGCTGACAGGGTTCGGAGTATTTTTCCTCTTCTTTGGGATGATGCTCTTCTTTGACAAAGCTCTCCTGGCCATTGGAAAT ATACTGTTTGTCTCAGGTTTGTCCTTTGTCATTGGCCTGGAGAGAACATTCAGATTCTTCTTCCAGAGGCATAAAGCCAAAGCCACCAGCTTCTTCCTGGGAGGAGTGTTTgtcgttctgattggctggccGATCATCGGAGTCATTCTTGAGATCTACGGCTTCTTCCTCTTATTTAG ACGGGTACCAGTGCTGGGCTCCCTACTTAGCTTACCATGGATCAGAAAT CTGGTGGATAAAATCGGCGAGAGCAACAACATGGTATAA
- the ldhbb gene encoding L-lactate dehydrogenase B-B chain isoform X2, translating to MASTLQKLLTPMCGGPPEPPRNKVTVVGVGQVGMACAVSILLRELADELALVDVMEDKLKDYSVTANSRIVVVTAGVRQQEGESRLNLVQRNVNIFKHIVPQIVRYSPECIIIVVSNPVDVLTYVTWRLSGLPKHRVIGSGTNLDSARFRFLMASQLGVHPSSFNGWILGEHGDTSVPVWSGTNMAGVSLQALNPDIGTDGDEENWKETHKMVVDSAYEVIKLKGYTNWAIGLSVADLTETILRNLNRIHPVSTMVQGMYGIHEDVYLSLPCVLNGGGVASVVNVTLTDDEVAQLQASGATLWDIQKDLQDI from the exons ATGGCATCCACGCTGCAGAAGCTTCTCACTCCAATGTGTGGCGGTCCGCCCGAGCCCCCAAGAAATAAAGTGACAGTGGTGGGAGTGGGACAGGTGGGCATGGCCTGTGCTGTTAGCATCCTGCTCAGG GAGCTGGCAGACGAGTTGGCCCTGGTGGACGTGATGGAGGACAAGCTGAAGG ACTACTCAGTCACAGCCAACTCCCGCATCGTGGTGGTGACCGCAGGCGTCCGTCAGCAGGAGGGTGAGAGCAGGCTGAACCTGGTCCAGAGAAACGTCAACATCTTCAAGCACATCGTCCCACAGATCGTCAGATACAGCCCGGAATGCATTATCATCGTGGTGTCCAACCCAG TGGATGTGCTGACCTACGTGACCTGGCGGCTGAGTGGCCTCCCCAAGCACCGCGTCATCGGCAGCGGCACCAACTTGGACTCGGCCCGATTCCGCTTCCTGATGGCCTCCCAACTGGGCGTCCACCCGAGCAGCTTCAACGGATGGATCCTTGGGGAGCATGGCGACACCAGCG TGCCCGTGTGGAGCGGAACCAACATGGCCGGGGTTAGCCTGCAGGCATTGAACCCGGACATCGGGACTGACGGCGATGAGGAGAACTGGAAGGAGACGCACAAGATGGTGGTGGACAG CGCCTATGAGGTGATCAAGCTGAAGGGTTACACCAACTGGGCCATTGGCCTGAGCGTGGCCGACCTGACGGAGACCATCCTGAGGAACTTGAACAGGATCCATCCCGTCTCCACCATGGTGCAG GGCATGTATGGCATCCATGAGGATGTGTACCTCAGCCTGCCGTGCGTGTTGAACGGCGGGGGCGTGGCCAGCGTGGTCAACGTCACGCTGACAGACGATGAGGTGGCCCAGCTGCAGGCCAGTGGCGCCACGCTGTGGGACATCCAGAAGGACCTGCAAGACATTTGA